A DNA window from Setaria viridis chromosome 2, Setaria_viridis_v4.0, whole genome shotgun sequence contains the following coding sequences:
- the LOC117844219 gene encoding oryzalexin E synthase-like produces MPLFITITVFLYLLLHKRKQAAVPSAPSLPSPPGPVGLPLVGSALHFIGPFSRSPHAVLTRLAETNRPVMSFRPGMAGNFVAVSSPAAAREAFVDNDAALAPRFVPDVACALAHSSESISFLPTSSPLWRQHRATVGAHLSAARSLDATRQVRDRHARASPRA; encoded by the coding sequence ATGCCGCTGTTCATCACCATTACTGTCTTCTTGTACCTCCTCCTGCATAAACGCAAGCAAGCAGCTGTTCCCAGTGCACCATCTCTTCCATCGCCCCCCGGCCCCGTCGGCCTCCCACTCGTCGGGAGCGCCCTCCACTTCATCGGGCCGTTCAGCCGCAGCCCGCACGCCGTGCTCACCCGCCTCGCCGAGACCAACAGGCCCGTCATGTCCTTCCGGCCGGGCATGGCCGGGAACTTCGTGGCGGTGTCGTCCCCggccgcggcacgggaggctTTCGTCGACAACGACGCGGCGCTGGCGCCACGGTTCGTGCCCGACGTGGCCTGCGCCCTGGCGCACAGCTCGGAGtccatctccttcctcccgACCTCCAGCCCTCTGTGGAGGCAGCACCGCGCCACGGTCGGCGCCCACCTTTCCGCCGCCCGGAGCCTCGACGCGACCCGGCAAGTCAGGGATCGTCACGCCCGGGCCTCCCCGAGAGCATGA
- the LOC117844221 gene encoding cytochrome P450 76M5-like — translation MMRTRSGTLVGVGEAVLDSVLDVVSNILFSEDVVNTRVQGDTLFSDLVAVLEDWTRPNVSDAFPFLAPIDLLGSRHRVSRGLTKLYKFFDEEFVERRLLANGENHGDLLDVVLARHAKSGRITVEWAMALLLKHQDKMKKVQAELVATLGSKDFVEERDLNKLPYLQAVIKETLRLQPPAPLLPRQVVKDGMSLGGFSVPIGTYILVNLWAIGRDPTVWPRPEEFLPERFLGKQAADFRGLDFAYKPFGAGRRMCPGLDFATRLVPPLLASILHKIEWRLPGGMAPKDVDLRDRYSTVLELAKPLHAVPVCML, via the coding sequence ATGATGAGGACGCGCTCCGGCACGCTGGTCGGGGTCGGGGAGGCCGTGCTCGACAGCGTGCTCGACGTCGTGTCCAACATCCTCTTCTCCGAGGACGTCGTCAACACGCGCGTGCAGGGTGACACACTATTCAGTGACCTCGTGGCAGTGCTTGAGGACTGGACCAGACCCAACGTCTCCGACGCATTCCCCTTCCTCGCGCCAATCGACCTTCTCGGCTCGCGCCACCGTGTCTCGAGAGGCCTGACCAAACTGTACAAGTTTTTCGACGAAGAGTTCGTTGAACGTCGGTTATTAGCCAATGGCGAGAACCATGGCGACTTGTTGGACGTAGTCCTCGCGCGGCATGCCAAGTCGGGTAGGATCACCGTGGAATGGGCGATGGCGCTGCTGCTCAAGCACCAAGACAAGATGAAGAAGGTGCAAGCTGAGCTCGTGGCGACCCTAGGCTCCAAAGACTTCGTCGAAGAGCGCGACTTGAACAAGCTCCCCTACCTCCAAGCAGTGATAAAGGAGACTCTCCGGCTGCAGCCACCGGCACCGCTGTTACCTCGACAAGTGGTTAAGGATGGCATGTCACTAGGCGGATTCTCCGTGCCAATTGGCACTTACATTCTCGTCAACTTATGGGCCATCGGGAGGGACCCAACGGTATGGCCACGGCCTGAAGAGTTTTTGCCTGAAAGGTTTCTAGGCAAGCAAGCGGCAGACTTCCGGGGCTTGGACTTCGCCTACAAGCCATTTGGGGCGGGGAGAAGGATGTGCCCCGGATTGGACTTCGCCACAAGGTTGGTGCCACCGTTGTTGGCCTCAATCCTGCACAAGATCGAATGGAGGCTGCCCGGCGGGATGGCGCCCAAGGACGTGGACCTCAGAGATCGTTATAGCACGGTGTTGGAGCTCGCCAAGCCCCTCCATGCAGTGCCGGTGTGCATGCTTTGA